One window of Vibrio sinaloensis genomic DNA carries:
- the lpxC gene encoding UDP-3-O-acyl-N-acetylglucosamine deacetylase has product MIRQRTLKEMVKTTGVGLHSGRKVTLTLRPAAANTGIIYRRTDVNPPVDFPADPESVRDTMLCTALVNDAGVRISTVEHLNAALAGMGIDNIVVEVDAPEIPIMDGSASPFVFLLQQAGIEEQNAPKRFIRIKKPVRFEDEDKWAEFVPFDGFRMDFEIEFNHPAIESDEQHLRFDFSSQGFVKEISRARTFGFMRDIEYLQSQNLCLGGSFDCAIVLDEYRILNEEGLRFDNEFVTHKVLDAIGDLYMCGHPIIGEFRAFKSGHGLNNQLLRSVLADQEAWEWVTFEEEETSPVAFAEPSMIIA; this is encoded by the coding sequence ATGATCAGACAACGTACTCTGAAAGAAATGGTGAAAACAACTGGTGTGGGTCTCCACTCTGGTCGTAAAGTCACGCTTACTCTTCGCCCAGCTGCTGCAAACACAGGTATTATCTATCGTCGTACCGACGTCAATCCGCCAGTTGATTTTCCTGCGGATCCTGAGTCTGTTCGCGATACTATGTTGTGTACCGCACTGGTCAACGATGCAGGCGTACGTATTTCTACTGTTGAGCACTTAAATGCCGCATTAGCAGGGATGGGAATCGATAACATCGTGGTTGAAGTGGATGCGCCAGAAATTCCGATTATGGATGGTAGCGCGAGTCCATTTGTTTTCCTATTGCAACAAGCTGGTATCGAAGAGCAAAACGCACCAAAACGTTTCATTCGCATTAAAAAGCCTGTGCGTTTTGAAGATGAAGATAAGTGGGCCGAGTTCGTTCCTTTCGATGGTTTCCGTATGGATTTCGAAATCGAATTCAACCACCCGGCGATTGAATCGGATGAGCAGCACTTGCGTTTTGACTTCTCGTCTCAAGGTTTTGTCAAAGAGATCTCTCGTGCACGTACCTTCGGTTTTATGCGTGATATCGAGTATTTACAGTCGCAGAACTTGTGTCTAGGCGGTAGCTTCGATTGCGCTATCGTACTTGATGAGTACCGCATCCTTAACGAGGAAGGCCTTCGTTTTGACAATGAGTTTGTCACTCACAAAGTGCTCGATGCGATTGGCGACTTATACATGTGCGGCCATCCAATCATTGGTGAGTTCCGCGCCTTTAAATCTGGTCACGGTTTGAATAACCAGCTGCTACGTTCTGTTCTTGCCGATCAAGAAGCGTGGGAGTGGGTAACCTTCGAAGAAGAAGAGACCTCACCAGTCGCGTTTGCTGAACCGAGTATGATTATTGCGTAA
- the ftsZ gene encoding cell division protein FtsZ, with the protein MFEPMMEMSDDAVIKVVGVGGGGGNAVEHMVRESIEGVEFISINTDAQALRKTSVNSVIQIGGDITKGLGAGANPQVGRDAALEDRDRIKEELSGADMVFIAAGMGGGTGTGAAPVIAEVARELNILTVAVVTKPFSFEGKKRLAFAEQGIEELSKHVDSLITIPNEKLLKVLGRGITLLEAFASANDVLKNAVQGIAELITRPGMINVDFADVRTVMSEMGHAMMGSGVAKGEDRAEEAAEMAISSPLLEDIDLAGARGVLVNITAGLDMRLDEFETVGNTVKAFASDNATVVIGTSLDPDMADEIRVTVVATGIGNEKKPDITLVAGGKAKVAPVAQPQTQPQTAAQQSVNKVEEKPASTLQEKPQVTPQPTTTPSSSGAGQSAAPKADKESGYLDIPAFLRRQAD; encoded by the coding sequence ATGTTTGAACCGATGATGGAAATGTCTGACGATGCAGTAATTAAAGTCGTTGGGGTTGGTGGCGGTGGCGGTAACGCCGTTGAACACATGGTACGTGAATCCATCGAAGGTGTTGAGTTCATTAGTATTAATACTGATGCGCAGGCACTTCGTAAAACCAGCGTGAATAGCGTTATTCAGATTGGTGGCGATATCACTAAAGGACTTGGTGCAGGTGCAAACCCTCAAGTTGGCCGTGACGCAGCTCTCGAAGATCGCGATCGCATTAAAGAAGAGCTGAGTGGTGCCGATATGGTATTTATCGCAGCTGGTATGGGTGGTGGTACTGGTACAGGTGCAGCCCCAGTGATTGCAGAAGTAGCAAGAGAACTGAACATCTTGACTGTTGCTGTAGTAACTAAACCATTTAGCTTTGAAGGTAAAAAGCGTTTAGCTTTTGCTGAGCAGGGTATTGAAGAGCTCTCAAAACATGTGGACTCGTTAATTACGATTCCTAATGAGAAGCTACTTAAAGTACTTGGCCGTGGTATTACACTACTTGAAGCCTTTGCGAGTGCGAACGATGTATTAAAGAATGCAGTACAAGGTATTGCTGAACTGATTACTCGTCCGGGCATGATTAACGTCGACTTTGCGGATGTACGCACTGTGATGTCGGAAATGGGTCATGCCATGATGGGTAGCGGTGTTGCTAAAGGTGAAGATCGCGCTGAAGAAGCGGCAGAGATGGCGATTTCTAGCCCGCTTCTTGAAGATATTGATCTTGCTGGTGCTCGTGGTGTGTTAGTCAACATCACTGCAGGTCTAGACATGCGTTTGGACGAGTTTGAAACTGTAGGTAACACAGTGAAAGCTTTTGCATCAGACAACGCGACCGTTGTTATCGGTACCTCATTAGATCCAGATATGGCTGATGAAATCCGTGTAACAGTTGTTGCTACCGGAATTGGTAACGAGAAGAAACCTGATATTACGCTAGTTGCGGGTGGCAAAGCGAAAGTTGCGCCAGTTGCCCAGCCACAAACTCAACCACAAACGGCTGCTCAGCAGAGCGTCAATAAAGTGGAAGAAAAACCGGCATCAACTTTGCAAGAGAAACCTCAGGTTACTCCTCAGCCAACGACAACACCGTCGAGCTCAGGTGCCGGCCAAAGTGCAGCACCAAAAGCCGATAAAGAGAGCGGTTATCTCGATATTCCTGCGTTCTTGCGTCGTCAAGCTGACTAA
- a CDS encoding DUF721 domain-containing protein, translating to MRDHRPTLGDEIIADSRLSQLKQHAQEILMINKALRSILPRGTEQHCRAANLRDNQLILEVASASIKMKIDYERLNILNQLRAQGFARLIAVSVQINPELYRAEQQRQQTNKPRDPISATAAQYLEMIASGASPKVKARLESLARLAKR from the coding sequence ATGAGAGATCACCGCCCCACGCTCGGCGATGAGATAATCGCCGATTCAAGATTGTCACAGCTCAAGCAACACGCACAAGAGATCTTAATGATCAACAAAGCGTTGCGCTCGATCCTGCCCAGGGGCACGGAACAACATTGCCGCGCGGCAAACCTTCGTGACAACCAACTGATCCTCGAAGTCGCCAGCGCTTCGATCAAAATGAAGATCGATTATGAGCGACTCAATATTCTCAATCAGCTGCGAGCACAAGGTTTCGCACGCCTGATTGCCGTTTCTGTCCAAATCAACCCAGAACTGTATCGAGCTGAGCAGCAGCGCCAACAAACCAACAAACCGCGCGATCCTATCTCTGCCACCGCGGCGCAATATCTAGAGATGATCGCCAGTGGTGCGTCTCCAAAAGTTAAAGCGCGTTTAGAAAGTTTGGCGAGATTGGCCAAACGCTAG